Proteins encoded together in one Vigna angularis cultivar LongXiaoDou No.4 chromosome 5, ASM1680809v1, whole genome shotgun sequence window:
- the LOC108339480 gene encoding uracil-DNA glycosylase, mitochondrial yields MASRTLTDFFQPASKRLKPSLPQSCKSGDANASTLSVDQNLRVEYNKLLAKSKRNLKLCVERVSKTKGLSGVKLEELLVEETWLDAIPGELQKPYALTLSKFVESEISSHDDVVYPPTHLIFNALNSTPFHRVKAVILGQDPYHGPGQAMGLSFSVPEGIKVPSSLVNIFKELHQDLGCTIPPHGNLQKWAVQGVLLLNAVLTVRKHQANSHAKKGWEQFTDAVIKTISQKREGVVFLLWGNSAREKSRLIDATKHHVLTAAHPSGLSASRGFFGCRHFSRTNQLLEQMGSHPIDWQL; encoded by the exons ATGGCTTCCAGAACCCTAACGGACTTTTTCCAACCCGCTTCGAAGCGCTTGAAGCCCTCGCTCCCCCAATCCTGCAAATCCGGTGACGCCAACGCCTCCACCCTCTCTGTTGACCAGAACTTGCGCGTGGAATACAACAAGCTCCTCGCCAAGTCCAAACGGAATCTCAAACTCTGCGTCGAGAGGGTCTCCAAGACCAAAG GTCTAAGTGGCGTGAAGCTGGAGGAGTTGCTGGTGGAGGAAACATGGTTGGACGCTATCCCTGGTGAACTTCAGAAACCTTATGCACTGACTCTCTCGAAGTTCGTGGAAAGTGAGATTTCAAGCCACGATGACGTCGTATACCCTCCCACGCACTTGATTTTCAACGCCCTTAATTCTACCCCTTTTCATAGAGTCAAAGCTGTCATCCTTGGCCAG gACCCTTATCATGGACCTGGTCAAGCAATGGGGCTCTCATTCTCAGTTCCTGAGGGAATTAAAGTCCCTTCCAGTTTGGTGAATATATTCAAGGAGCTTCACCAAGACCTTGGTTGCACCATTCCACCCCATGGAAATCTTCAAAAATGGGCTGTGCAG GGTGTTCTCTTGCTCAATGCTGTTCTCACAG TCAGGAAGCATCAAGCAAATTCTCATGCCAAAAAAGGCTGGGAACAATTTACTGATGCTGTTATCAAGACAATCTCACAGAAGAGGGAGGGAGTTGTGTTTTTGTTGTGGGGAAATTCTGCTCGGGAGAAATCCAG GTTAATCGATGCAACAAAGCATCACGTTCTTACAGCTGCACATCCTTCTGGTTTGTCTGCAAGTAGAGGCTTCTTTGGCTGCAG GCACTTCTCTCGCACTAACCAACTTCTGGAGCAAATGGGTAGTCATCCCATAGATTGGCAACTATAA
- the LOC108340823 gene encoding uncharacterized protein LOC108340823: MSSRTGKGPAVRSYRRRKAVLDLDLNLVPASDNREHEGPSTQSGPLGVIVEQQPPASQPTMIDVEDIDDDVVECTPGAFAEAKNKSRRIRGRTIVDVELEDQTRRNKRRRELRNQTIINCEKYINLEGSSSSMSDSAKVLPEPRIEPVFNCPICMGPLAEEMSTRCGHIFCKNCIKAAISAQGKCPTCRKKITVKELIRVFLPSTS; encoded by the exons ATGAGTTCTCGGACAGGCAAGGGACCTGCTGTCAGAAGCTACCGGAGGAGAAAGGCAGTTTTGGACCTTGACCTTAATCTTGTGCCGGCTAGTGACAATCGTGAGCACGAGGGACCTTCAACACAGTCAGGGCCACTAGGAGTTATAGTTGAACAGCAGCCACCGGCCTCTCAACCAACGATGATTGATGTGGAAGAcattgatgatgatgttgttgaatgtACCCCAGGCGCTTTTGCTGAG GCTAAAAACAAATCAAGAAGAATCCGTGGGAGGACTATAGTTGATGTTGAACTAG AAGATCAGACTCGGCGCAACAAACGCAGACGAGAATTGCGAAATCAAACAATTATTAATTGTGAGAAGTATATAAATTTAGAAGGCAGTAGCAGTTCTATG AGTGATAGTGCTAAAGTGCTTCCTGAACCTCGAATTGAGCCTGTTTTCAACTGTCCAAtatgtatgggtcctttggcaGAAGAAATGTCGACAAGGTGTGGTCATATTTTTTGCAAGAATTGCATCAAGGCTGCTATAAGCGCTCAGGGAAAATGCCCTACCTGTAGAAAAAAGATTACTGTGAAAGAGCTTATAAGGGTGTTTCTCCCATCAACTAGTTGA
- the LOC108338816 gene encoding 60S ribosomal protein L7a-2 produces MAPKRGGKAPVPASKKKPEKVTNPLFEKRPKQFGIGGALPPKRDLTRFVKWPKTVQIQRKKRILKQRLKVPPALNQFTKTLDKNLATSLFKILLKYRPEDKAEKKERLLKRAQAEAEGKTIEAKKPINVKYGLNHVTYLIEQNKAQLVVIAHDVDPIELVVWLPALCRKMEIPYCIVKGKARLGTVVHKKTASVLCLTTVKNEDKLEFSRVLEAIKANFNDKYDEYRKKWGGGIMGSKSQAKTRAKEKLLAKEAAQRMT; encoded by the exons ATG gCTCCCAAGCGTGGTGGAAAAGCCCCGGTTCCTGCCTCTAAGAAGAAGCCT GAGAAGGTTACTAACCCGCTTTTCGAGAAGCGTCCGAAGCAGTTCGGAATCGGAGGAGCGTTGCCGCCGAAGAGAGACTTGACTCGGTTCGTCAAGTGGCCCAAGACCGTTCAGATTCAGAGGAAGAAAAGGATTCTGAAACAGAGGTTGAAGGTTCCTCCAGCTTTGAACCAGTTTACGAAGACTCTCGACAAAAACCTAG CAACAAGTCTGTTTAAGATCCTGTTGAAGTACAGGCCAGAGGATAAAGCAGAAAAGAAGGAGAGACTTTTGAAAAGGGCACAGGCAGAGGCTGAGGGAAAAACTATCGAGGCCAAGAAGCCTATTAATGTGAAATATGGTCTCAACCATGTTACCTACCTCATTGAGCAG AACAAAGCCCAGCTTGTTGTGATTGCTCACGATGTGGACCCAATTGAATTGGTTGTCTGGCTTCCAGCATTGTGCAGGAAAATGGAAATCCCATACTGCATTGTGAAAGGAAAGGCGCGCTTGGGAACG GTCGTCCACAAGAAAACCGCATCTGTTTTGTGCTTGACAACTGTAAAGAATGAAGATAAATTGGAGTTCAGCAGAGTCTTGGAGGCTATCAAG GCTAACTTCAACGACAAGTATGACGAATACAGAAAGAAATGGGGTGGTGGAATCATGGGATCCAAATCCCAAGCCAAAACCCGGGCAAAGGAAAAGCTTCTGGCCAAGGAAGCTGCTCAGAGAATGACTTAG